A window from Populus trichocarpa isolate Nisqually-1 chromosome 3, P.trichocarpa_v4.1, whole genome shotgun sequence encodes these proteins:
- the LOC7480809 gene encoding eukaryotic initiation factor 4A-8, with the protein MAGLAPEGSQFDSKQYDAKMNDLLANDGQDFFTSYDEVYDTFDSMGLQENLLRGIYAYGFEKPSAIQQRGIVPFCKGLDVIQQAQSGTGKTATFCSGILQQLDYGLVQCQALVLAPTRELAQQIEKVMRALGDYLGVKVHACVGGTSVREDQRILQAGVHVVVGTPGRVFDMLRRQSLRPDYIKMFVLDEADEMLSRGFKDQIYDIFQLLPSKVQVGVFSATMPPEALEITRKFMNKPVRILVKRDELTLEGIKQFHVNVDKEEWKLETLCDLYETLAITQSVIFVNTRRKVDWLTDKMRSRDHTVSATHGDMDQNTRDIIMREFRSGSSRVLITTDLLARGIDVQQVSLVINYDLPTQPENYLHRIGRSGRFGRKGVAINFVTRDDDRMLFDIQKFYNVVIEELPSNVADLL; encoded by the exons ATGGCGGGTTTGGCACCAGAAGGGTCACAATTCGATTCTAAGCAATATGATGCCAAAATGAATGATTT GCTCGCAAATGATGGACAAGATTTCTTCACATCATATGATGAGGTTTATGACACTTTTGATTCAATGGGACTGCAAGAGAACCTTTTGAGGGGCATCTATGCCTATG gttttGAGAAGCCATCTGCAATCCAGCAAAGAGGAATTGTTCCATTCTGCAAGGGCCTTGATGTGATTCAGCAGGCTCAGTCAGGAACTGGGAAAACAGCAACCTTCTGCTCTGGTATTCTCCAGCAACTTGATTATGGTCTAGTGCAATGTCAAGCTTTGGTCCTTGCGCCCACTAGGGAACTTGCACAACAGATTGAAAAGGTTATGCGGGCACTTGGTGATTATCTTGGCGTCAAAGTTCATGCTTGTGTTGGTGGCACAAGTGTTCGTGAGGACCAACGCATTCTTCAAGCTGGAGTTCATGTTGTTGTTGGCACTCCTGGTCGTGTGTTTGATATGTTAAGAAGGCAGTCACTTCGTCCAGATTACATTAAAATGTTTGTCCTGGATGAGGCTGATGAAATGCTGTCCCGTGGTTTTAAGGATCAG ATCTACGATATTTTCCAGTTGCTGCCATCTAAAGTTCAAGTTGGTGTGTTCTCCGCTACTATGCCACCTGAAGCCCTTGAGATCACAAGGAAGTTCATGAACAAGCCTGTGAGGATCTTGGTTAAGCGTGATGAGCTTACCCTTGAAGGTATCAAACAGTTTCATGTCAATGTTGATAAGGAGGAGTGGAAGCTTGAAACTCTATGTGATCTATACGAGACCCTAGCCATCACTCAGAGTGTTATTTTTGTTAACACCCGCCGCAAGGTTGACTGGCTGACAGACAAGATGCGAAGCCGTGACCACACAGTCTCAGCTACTCATGGAGATATGGACCAGAACACTCGTGATATCATTATGCGAGAATTCCGGTCTGGCTCTTCTCGAGTTCTCATCACAACTGATCTCCTGGCccgtggaattgatgtgcagcAAGTGTCCCTTGTCATAAATTATGATCTGCCGACTCAACCAGAAAACTACCTTCACCGTATTGGACGAAGTGGACGTTTTGGAAGAAAGGGTGTCGCCATTAACTTTGTGACAAGGGATGATGACAGAATGCTGTTTGATATCCAGAAGTTCTATAATGTGGTCATCGAGGAGCTTCCATCTAACGTGGCTGATCTCCTGTGA